A region of Enoplosus armatus isolate fEnoArm2 chromosome 14, fEnoArm2.hap1, whole genome shotgun sequence DNA encodes the following proteins:
- the LOC139296420 gene encoding polyisoprenoid diphosphate/phosphate phosphohydrolase PLPP6-like: MSTPTSRRNSCRGVACGSRSSSECHVRRRASSCSYFSSGAQAEDFSVSLSQPMFTITLRFLLAIDLWLSKRIGVCACEESLLGSIRPLVRLVEVSGHIIPWLIGTVYTLLRGESVAEQEVMLNLALALLLDLLLVRVVKTVVRRRRPAQNRSDILSTFFVERYSFPSGHATRAAMCARFLLAQLVDTASMRVLVVGWAALVSLSRLLLARHYVTDVGFGLAMGYCQYSLVEKLWVTWDCLQDVLLMRLRERLNRVYGGLWMADWKH; encoded by the exons ATGTCCACACCGACGTCCAGACGGAATAGCTGCCGTGGAGTTGCGTGTGGCAGCCGGTCGTCATCAGAGTGCCATGTCCGCCGCCGGGCCTCCAGCTGTTCCTACTTCTCCTCTGGAGCGCAAGCCGAAGACTTCTCCGTCAGTCTGAGCCAGCCGATGTTTACTATAACGCTTCGGTTTTTGCTGGCCATAGATCTGTGGCTGTCCAAGCGGATCGGGGTGTGCGCCTGCGAGGAGTCTCTATTGGGCAGCATACGGCCCCTGGTGCGGCTGGTGGAGGTCTCCGGACACATCATCCCGTGGCTCATCGGCACTGTGTACACTCTGCTCCGGGGGGAGAGTGTGGCAGAGCAGGAGGTCATGCTGAATTTGGCCCTGG CTCTGTTGTTGGACCTGCTGTTGGTCCGAGTCGTGAAGACTGTGGTCAGACGCCGCAGGCCGGCCCAGAACCGCTCTGACATCCTCTCCACCTTCTTCGTGGAGCGCTACTCCTTCCCCTCGGGCCACGCCACACGTGCGGCTATGTGCGCCCGGTTCCTCCTGGCCCAGCTGGTGGACACAGCCTCCATGCGGGTCCTGGTGGTGGGTTGGGCCGCTCTGGTGAGCCTGTCCCGGCTGCTGCTCGCCAGACACTATGTGACAGATGTGGGCTTTGGCTTGGCTATGGGTTACTGCCAGTACAGTCTAGTAGAAAAGCTGTGGGTGACCTGGGACTGCCTGCAGGACGTGCTGCTCATGCgcctgagagagagactcaaCAGGGTTTATGGTGGACTCTGGATGGCAGATTGGAAACATTag